The following are encoded in a window of Vespa crabro chromosome 2, iyVesCrab1.2, whole genome shotgun sequence genomic DNA:
- the LOC124432930 gene encoding synaptogenesis protein syg-2-like isoform X3, with the protein MRCPSLAVFVAVLTTIRAQGVTRTFSTRPYRGGPAIPVRAVLRGTAELPCDIRPPRHNDSTVSGHDSAILIVWYKNDMTPIYSYDMRGKHSEKASHWKDKEHLNEFTQFRMNTDPAMLVISDVEEKDEGDYRCRVDFTKSPTRNSRIYLTIIVPPHKPNIIDERGKTVSTVAGPYEEGGNMKLTCLVSGGRPEPTVKWWRGETLLDSKDVPGEFPSLRRNTLLVTDLSRADLHAVFTCQASNNNISQPESASVAIEMHLRPLSVSILSSEHAPLSADRKYNISCMTVGSRPPAKLSWYMDHKKMENYTEKVSADGNMTSSIFTFKPTLDDHNKILACKSENNKVHSGVVEDTWKLNVFFVPTLQLELGTNMNPDDIEEGDDVYFECKVHANPWAYKVVWKHNGNVIQNNAKNGVIVQQYDLALRKVNRSQAGNYTCVASNVEGDGYSNIVELKIMYKPICVAEQKRIYGVARHEDAGVVCRVEAYPPPESFRWAFNNTEEMVDVPQARYKNSTRHTQSVLTYRPVTEMDYGTVLCWASNTAGQQKNACIFHIIPAGKPESPYNCTLTNQTTQSLSVECTAGFDGGQPQHFFLEVFDQETGILQANVTRDNPQFTVQGLEPGKVLNMILYAVNAKGRSELILLEGFTLKVAEKQTVRVLFTGTPVPFEITPLLAGLIGVVSAMLLVTGTILAALKVRSERRAQRPGDLPLKKATAPSSEDLYDADDRNPDVVPTNKDYQLTGSTSGTPLATQDTPDGLPPSSLPTQQNNHLQGLTGYNEYNNYPTLPLSGEVTYAELCLARPTTLSTLGTDTKLVNLGSVTGLGGLQGYGSGVIVGGKSYAKEATVYACIDHSARPPKIDTVKSTSSCGSTPLSTMSGLLHDSTVTGMTGITGLTGTTSKHPAREVVTVRTPLISSQESCV; encoded by the exons GTCCAGCTATCCCCGTGAGGGCGGTTCTTCGAGGTACGGCCGAGCTACCCTGTGATATTCGTCCACCACGACACAACGACTCGACCGTTTCGGGACACGACTCTGCCATTTTGATCGTCTGGTACAAGAACGACATGACACCCATCTACAG TTACGACATGAGGGGAAAACATTCAGAAAAGGCATCGCATTGGAAGGACAAGGAGCATTTGAACGAATTCACGCAGTTTCGAATGAATACTGATCCAGCTATGTTAGTCATCAGTGACGTCGAGGAAAAAGACGAGGGAGATTATAGATGTCGGGTGGATTTCACTAAGAGTCCTACAAGGAACTCAAGGATTTATTTAACTATTATTG tacCACCGCACAAGCCAAACATCATCGACGAACGTGGAAAAACTGTATCGACCGTGGCCGGACCATACGAAGAGGGTGGCAATATGAAGTTAACGTGTTTAGTATCAGGAG GTCGCCCGGAACCTACGGTAAAATGGTGGCGAGGAGAAACCCTATTAGATTCGAAGGACGTGCCTGGAGAGTTTCCATCCCTTCGTCGAAATACTCTACTCGTGACCGATCTTTCCAGAGCGGATCTTCACGCTGTCTTCACCTGTCAGGCTTCCAACAATAACATCAGTCAACCGGAGTCAGCCTCGGTCGCGATCGAAATGCATC TGAGACCTTTGAGCGTGAGTATACTTAGCAGCGAGCACGCACCACTCAGCGCAGATCGGAAATACAATATCAGTTGTATGACAGTCGGTTCAAGGCCACCGGCTAAATTATCCTGGTACATGGATCacaaaaagatggaaaattaTACGGAGAAG GTATCGGCCGATGGGAATATGACAAGTTCCATCTTTACCTTCAAGCCTACCCTAGACGATCACAACAAAATATTGGCCTGTAAATCTGagaataacaaggttcatagtGGCGTCGTCGAGGACACCTGGAAACTAAACGTTTTCT tcGTTCCTACCTTACAGTTGGAGCTTGGTACCAACATGAATCCCGACGACATAGAGGAAGGCGACGATGTCTACTTTGAATGTAAGGTTCATGCGAATCCCTGGGCTTACAAAGTCGTCTGGAAGCACAAC GGCAACGTCATTCAGAACAACGCGAAGAACGGCGTGATAGTGCAACAATACGATCTCGCTCTAAGAAAAGTCAATCGTTCCCAGGCCGGAAATTACACCTGCGTCGCTAGCAACGTCGAGGGCGATGGTTATAGCAATATCGTCGAGCTCAAAATCATGT ACAAGCCAATCTGCGTGGCCGAACAAAAGCGCATATATGGAGTGGCACGTCACGAGGACGCCGGGGTGGTCTGCAGGGTCGAAGCGTATCCACCTCCCGAAAGCTTTCGGTGGGCCTTCAACAATACCGAGGAGATGGTCGACGTGCCCCAGGCGCGTTACAAGAACTCCACTCGACACACCCAAAGCGTCCTCACATACAGACCGGTCACGGAAATGGACTATGGCACTGTGCTTTGTTGGGCAAGCAACACTGCCGGCCAGCAGAAGAATGCTTGCATATTTCACATCATACCCGCGG GAAAACCAGAATCTCCTTACAATTGCACACTGACCAATCAAACAACCCAATCACTTTCGGTGGAATGCACCGCTGGTTTCGATGGTGGTCAACCGCAACATTTCTTTCTAGAGGTGTTCGATCAAGAAACGGGTATTCTACAAGCGAATGTTACCAGGGATAACCCTCAATTTACTGTACAAGGGTTGGAACCGGGCAAAGTTCTTAACATGATATTGTACGCCGTGAATGCGAAAGGAAGGAGCGAACTGATCTTGCTCGAAGGTTTTACTTTAAAAGTGGCCGAGAAGCAGACCG TGCGCGTTTTGTTTACAGGTACTCCGGTGCCGTTCGAAATAACACCTCTGTTAGCTGGTCTTATCGGTGTAGTTAGTGCCATGCTTTTAGTTACCGGGACAATTTTAGCAGCACTCAAAGTACGAAGCGAGAGACGAGCTCAGAGACCAGGTGATTTGCCCTTGAAAAAAGCTACAGCACCCAGTTCCGAGGATCTTTACGATGCAGATGATAGAAATCCAGACGTCGTGCCAACTAATAAag ATTATCAATTGACTGGATCAACCTCGGGTACACCATTGGCAACGCAAGATACACCGGATGGTTTACCACCATCTTCACTTCCAACGCAACAGAACAATCATCTTCAAGGACTTACTGGTTACAACGAATACAACAATTATCCAACCTTACCG ttatcCGGGGAAGTGACGTATGCAGAACTTTGCTTGGCGAGGCCAACCACCCTATCGACTTTGGGAACAGACACGAAGCTAGTGAATTTAGGAAGCGTTACCGGTCTCGGAGGTCTTCAGGGATATGGAAGCGGTGTTATCGTCGGCGGAAAGTCGTACGCAAAGGAGGCCACGGTATACGCTTGCATAGACCACAGCGCGAGGCCACCGAAAATAGACACGGTGAAGAGTACATCTTCATGCGGTAGTACGCCGCTCTCGACGATGAGCGGACTTCTGCATGATTCGACGGTGACCGGAATGACTGGTATCACCGGATTGACCGGTACTACGAGCAAGCATCCGGCAAGGGAAGTCGTCACCGTTCGCACGCCACTTATTTCGAGCCAGGAAAGCTGCGTATAG
- the LOC124432930 gene encoding synaptogenesis protein syg-2-like isoform X1: MRCPSLAVFVAVLTTIRAQGVTRTFSTRPYRGGPAIPVRAVLRGTAELPCDIRPPRHNDSTVSGHDSAILIVWYKNDMTPIYSYDMRGKHSEKASHWKDKEHLNEFTQFRMNTDPAMLVISDVEEKDEGDYRCRVDFTKSPTRNSRIYLTIIVPPHKPNIIDERGKTVSTVAGPYEEGGNMKLTCLVSGGRPEPTVKWWRGETLLDSKDVPGEFPSLRRNTLLVTDLSRADLHAVFTCQASNNNISQPESASVAIEMHLRPLSVSILSSEHAPLSADRKYNISCMTVGSRPPAKLSWYMDHKKMENYTEKVSADGNMTSSIFTFKPTLDDHNKILACKSENNKVHSGVVEDTWKLNVFFVPTLQLELGTNMNPDDIEEGDDVYFECKVHANPWAYKVVWKHNGNVIQNNAKNGVIVQQYDLALRKVNRSQAGNYTCVASNVEGDGYSNIVELKIMYKPICVAEQKRIYGVARHEDAGVVCRVEAYPPPESFRWAFNNTEEMVDVPQARYKNSTRHTQSVLTYRPVTEMDYGTVLCWASNTAGQQKNACIFHIIPAGKPESPYNCTLTNQTTQSLSVECTAGFDGGQPQHFFLEVFDQETGILQANVTRDNPQFTVQGLEPGKVLNMILYAVNAKGRSELILLEGFTLKVAEKQTVRVLFTGTPVPFEITPLLAGLIGVVSAMLLVTGTILAALKVRSERRAQRPGDLPLKKATAPSSEDLYDADDRNPDVVPTNKDSDYQLTGSTSGTPLATQDTPDGLPPSSLPTQQNNHLQGLTGYNEYNNYPTLPLSGEVTYAELCLARPTTLSTLGTDTKLVNLGSVTGLGGLQGYGSGVIVGGKSYAKEATVYACIDHSARPPKIDTVKSTSSCGSTPLSTMSGLLHDSTVTGMTGITGLTGTTSKHPAREVVTVRTPLISSQESCV; this comes from the exons GTCCAGCTATCCCCGTGAGGGCGGTTCTTCGAGGTACGGCCGAGCTACCCTGTGATATTCGTCCACCACGACACAACGACTCGACCGTTTCGGGACACGACTCTGCCATTTTGATCGTCTGGTACAAGAACGACATGACACCCATCTACAG TTACGACATGAGGGGAAAACATTCAGAAAAGGCATCGCATTGGAAGGACAAGGAGCATTTGAACGAATTCACGCAGTTTCGAATGAATACTGATCCAGCTATGTTAGTCATCAGTGACGTCGAGGAAAAAGACGAGGGAGATTATAGATGTCGGGTGGATTTCACTAAGAGTCCTACAAGGAACTCAAGGATTTATTTAACTATTATTG tacCACCGCACAAGCCAAACATCATCGACGAACGTGGAAAAACTGTATCGACCGTGGCCGGACCATACGAAGAGGGTGGCAATATGAAGTTAACGTGTTTAGTATCAGGAG GTCGCCCGGAACCTACGGTAAAATGGTGGCGAGGAGAAACCCTATTAGATTCGAAGGACGTGCCTGGAGAGTTTCCATCCCTTCGTCGAAATACTCTACTCGTGACCGATCTTTCCAGAGCGGATCTTCACGCTGTCTTCACCTGTCAGGCTTCCAACAATAACATCAGTCAACCGGAGTCAGCCTCGGTCGCGATCGAAATGCATC TGAGACCTTTGAGCGTGAGTATACTTAGCAGCGAGCACGCACCACTCAGCGCAGATCGGAAATACAATATCAGTTGTATGACAGTCGGTTCAAGGCCACCGGCTAAATTATCCTGGTACATGGATCacaaaaagatggaaaattaTACGGAGAAG GTATCGGCCGATGGGAATATGACAAGTTCCATCTTTACCTTCAAGCCTACCCTAGACGATCACAACAAAATATTGGCCTGTAAATCTGagaataacaaggttcatagtGGCGTCGTCGAGGACACCTGGAAACTAAACGTTTTCT tcGTTCCTACCTTACAGTTGGAGCTTGGTACCAACATGAATCCCGACGACATAGAGGAAGGCGACGATGTCTACTTTGAATGTAAGGTTCATGCGAATCCCTGGGCTTACAAAGTCGTCTGGAAGCACAAC GGCAACGTCATTCAGAACAACGCGAAGAACGGCGTGATAGTGCAACAATACGATCTCGCTCTAAGAAAAGTCAATCGTTCCCAGGCCGGAAATTACACCTGCGTCGCTAGCAACGTCGAGGGCGATGGTTATAGCAATATCGTCGAGCTCAAAATCATGT ACAAGCCAATCTGCGTGGCCGAACAAAAGCGCATATATGGAGTGGCACGTCACGAGGACGCCGGGGTGGTCTGCAGGGTCGAAGCGTATCCACCTCCCGAAAGCTTTCGGTGGGCCTTCAACAATACCGAGGAGATGGTCGACGTGCCCCAGGCGCGTTACAAGAACTCCACTCGACACACCCAAAGCGTCCTCACATACAGACCGGTCACGGAAATGGACTATGGCACTGTGCTTTGTTGGGCAAGCAACACTGCCGGCCAGCAGAAGAATGCTTGCATATTTCACATCATACCCGCGG GAAAACCAGAATCTCCTTACAATTGCACACTGACCAATCAAACAACCCAATCACTTTCGGTGGAATGCACCGCTGGTTTCGATGGTGGTCAACCGCAACATTTCTTTCTAGAGGTGTTCGATCAAGAAACGGGTATTCTACAAGCGAATGTTACCAGGGATAACCCTCAATTTACTGTACAAGGGTTGGAACCGGGCAAAGTTCTTAACATGATATTGTACGCCGTGAATGCGAAAGGAAGGAGCGAACTGATCTTGCTCGAAGGTTTTACTTTAAAAGTGGCCGAGAAGCAGACCG TGCGCGTTTTGTTTACAGGTACTCCGGTGCCGTTCGAAATAACACCTCTGTTAGCTGGTCTTATCGGTGTAGTTAGTGCCATGCTTTTAGTTACCGGGACAATTTTAGCAGCACTCAAAGTACGAAGCGAGAGACGAGCTCAGAGACCAGGTGATTTGCCCTTGAAAAAAGCTACAGCACCCAGTTCCGAGGATCTTTACGATGCAGATGATAGAAATCCAGACGTCGTGCCAACTAATAAag ATTCAGATTATCAATTGACTGGATCAACCTCGGGTACACCATTGGCAACGCAAGATACACCGGATGGTTTACCACCATCTTCACTTCCAACGCAACAGAACAATCATCTTCAAGGACTTACTGGTTACAACGAATACAACAATTATCCAACCTTACCG ttatcCGGGGAAGTGACGTATGCAGAACTTTGCTTGGCGAGGCCAACCACCCTATCGACTTTGGGAACAGACACGAAGCTAGTGAATTTAGGAAGCGTTACCGGTCTCGGAGGTCTTCAGGGATATGGAAGCGGTGTTATCGTCGGCGGAAAGTCGTACGCAAAGGAGGCCACGGTATACGCTTGCATAGACCACAGCGCGAGGCCACCGAAAATAGACACGGTGAAGAGTACATCTTCATGCGGTAGTACGCCGCTCTCGACGATGAGCGGACTTCTGCATGATTCGACGGTGACCGGAATGACTGGTATCACCGGATTGACCGGTACTACGAGCAAGCATCCGGCAAGGGAAGTCGTCACCGTTCGCACGCCACTTATTTCGAGCCAGGAAAGCTGCGTATAG
- the LOC124432930 gene encoding synaptogenesis protein syg-2-like isoform X5, translating into MRCPSLAVFVAVLTTIRAQGPAIPVRAVLRGTAELPCDIRPPRHNDSTVSGHDSAILIVWYKNDMTPIYSYDMRGKHSEKASHWKDKEHLNEFTQFRMNTDPAMLVISDVEEKDEGDYRCRVDFTKSPTRNSRIYLTIIVPPHKPNIIDERGKTVSTVAGPYEEGGNMKLTCLVSGGRPEPTVKWWRGETLLDSKDVPGEFPSLRRNTLLVTDLSRADLHAVFTCQASNNNISQPESASVAIEMHLRPLSVSILSSEHAPLSADRKYNISCMTVGSRPPAKLSWYMDHKKMENYTEKVSADGNMTSSIFTFKPTLDDHNKILACKSENNKVHSGVVEDTWKLNVFFVPTLQLELGTNMNPDDIEEGDDVYFECKVHANPWAYKVVWKHNGNVIQNNAKNGVIVQQYDLALRKVNRSQAGNYTCVASNVEGDGYSNIVELKIMYKPICVAEQKRIYGVARHEDAGVVCRVEAYPPPESFRWAFNNTEEMVDVPQARYKNSTRHTQSVLTYRPVTEMDYGTVLCWASNTAGQQKNACIFHIIPAGKPESPYNCTLTNQTTQSLSVECTAGFDGGQPQHFFLEVFDQETGILQANVTRDNPQFTVQGLEPGKVLNMILYAVNAKGRSELILLEGFTLKVAEKQTVRVLFTGTPVPFEITPLLAGLIGVVSAMLLVTGTILAALKVRSERRAQRPGDLPLKKATAPSSEDLYDADDRNPDVVPTNKDSDYQLTGSTSGTPLATQDTPDGLPPSSLPTQQNNHLQGLTGYNEYNNYPTLPLSGEVTYAELCLARPTTLSTLGTDTKLVNLGSVTGLGGLQGYGSGVIVGGKSYAKEATVYACIDHSARPPKIDTVKSTSSCGSTPLSTMSGLLHDSTVTGMTGITGLTGTTSKHPAREVVTVRTPLISSQESCV; encoded by the exons GTCCAGCTATCCCCGTGAGGGCGGTTCTTCGAGGTACGGCCGAGCTACCCTGTGATATTCGTCCACCACGACACAACGACTCGACCGTTTCGGGACACGACTCTGCCATTTTGATCGTCTGGTACAAGAACGACATGACACCCATCTACAG TTACGACATGAGGGGAAAACATTCAGAAAAGGCATCGCATTGGAAGGACAAGGAGCATTTGAACGAATTCACGCAGTTTCGAATGAATACTGATCCAGCTATGTTAGTCATCAGTGACGTCGAGGAAAAAGACGAGGGAGATTATAGATGTCGGGTGGATTTCACTAAGAGTCCTACAAGGAACTCAAGGATTTATTTAACTATTATTG tacCACCGCACAAGCCAAACATCATCGACGAACGTGGAAAAACTGTATCGACCGTGGCCGGACCATACGAAGAGGGTGGCAATATGAAGTTAACGTGTTTAGTATCAGGAG GTCGCCCGGAACCTACGGTAAAATGGTGGCGAGGAGAAACCCTATTAGATTCGAAGGACGTGCCTGGAGAGTTTCCATCCCTTCGTCGAAATACTCTACTCGTGACCGATCTTTCCAGAGCGGATCTTCACGCTGTCTTCACCTGTCAGGCTTCCAACAATAACATCAGTCAACCGGAGTCAGCCTCGGTCGCGATCGAAATGCATC TGAGACCTTTGAGCGTGAGTATACTTAGCAGCGAGCACGCACCACTCAGCGCAGATCGGAAATACAATATCAGTTGTATGACAGTCGGTTCAAGGCCACCGGCTAAATTATCCTGGTACATGGATCacaaaaagatggaaaattaTACGGAGAAG GTATCGGCCGATGGGAATATGACAAGTTCCATCTTTACCTTCAAGCCTACCCTAGACGATCACAACAAAATATTGGCCTGTAAATCTGagaataacaaggttcatagtGGCGTCGTCGAGGACACCTGGAAACTAAACGTTTTCT tcGTTCCTACCTTACAGTTGGAGCTTGGTACCAACATGAATCCCGACGACATAGAGGAAGGCGACGATGTCTACTTTGAATGTAAGGTTCATGCGAATCCCTGGGCTTACAAAGTCGTCTGGAAGCACAAC GGCAACGTCATTCAGAACAACGCGAAGAACGGCGTGATAGTGCAACAATACGATCTCGCTCTAAGAAAAGTCAATCGTTCCCAGGCCGGAAATTACACCTGCGTCGCTAGCAACGTCGAGGGCGATGGTTATAGCAATATCGTCGAGCTCAAAATCATGT ACAAGCCAATCTGCGTGGCCGAACAAAAGCGCATATATGGAGTGGCACGTCACGAGGACGCCGGGGTGGTCTGCAGGGTCGAAGCGTATCCACCTCCCGAAAGCTTTCGGTGGGCCTTCAACAATACCGAGGAGATGGTCGACGTGCCCCAGGCGCGTTACAAGAACTCCACTCGACACACCCAAAGCGTCCTCACATACAGACCGGTCACGGAAATGGACTATGGCACTGTGCTTTGTTGGGCAAGCAACACTGCCGGCCAGCAGAAGAATGCTTGCATATTTCACATCATACCCGCGG GAAAACCAGAATCTCCTTACAATTGCACACTGACCAATCAAACAACCCAATCACTTTCGGTGGAATGCACCGCTGGTTTCGATGGTGGTCAACCGCAACATTTCTTTCTAGAGGTGTTCGATCAAGAAACGGGTATTCTACAAGCGAATGTTACCAGGGATAACCCTCAATTTACTGTACAAGGGTTGGAACCGGGCAAAGTTCTTAACATGATATTGTACGCCGTGAATGCGAAAGGAAGGAGCGAACTGATCTTGCTCGAAGGTTTTACTTTAAAAGTGGCCGAGAAGCAGACCG TGCGCGTTTTGTTTACAGGTACTCCGGTGCCGTTCGAAATAACACCTCTGTTAGCTGGTCTTATCGGTGTAGTTAGTGCCATGCTTTTAGTTACCGGGACAATTTTAGCAGCACTCAAAGTACGAAGCGAGAGACGAGCTCAGAGACCAGGTGATTTGCCCTTGAAAAAAGCTACAGCACCCAGTTCCGAGGATCTTTACGATGCAGATGATAGAAATCCAGACGTCGTGCCAACTAATAAag ATTCAGATTATCAATTGACTGGATCAACCTCGGGTACACCATTGGCAACGCAAGATACACCGGATGGTTTACCACCATCTTCACTTCCAACGCAACAGAACAATCATCTTCAAGGACTTACTGGTTACAACGAATACAACAATTATCCAACCTTACCG ttatcCGGGGAAGTGACGTATGCAGAACTTTGCTTGGCGAGGCCAACCACCCTATCGACTTTGGGAACAGACACGAAGCTAGTGAATTTAGGAAGCGTTACCGGTCTCGGAGGTCTTCAGGGATATGGAAGCGGTGTTATCGTCGGCGGAAAGTCGTACGCAAAGGAGGCCACGGTATACGCTTGCATAGACCACAGCGCGAGGCCACCGAAAATAGACACGGTGAAGAGTACATCTTCATGCGGTAGTACGCCGCTCTCGACGATGAGCGGACTTCTGCATGATTCGACGGTGACCGGAATGACTGGTATCACCGGATTGACCGGTACTACGAGCAAGCATCCGGCAAGGGAAGTCGTCACCGTTCGCACGCCACTTATTTCGAGCCAGGAAAGCTGCGTATAG
- the LOC124432930 gene encoding synaptogenesis protein syg-2-like isoform X4: MRCPSLAVFVAVLTTIRAQGVTRTFSTRPYRGGPAIPVRAVLRGTAELPCDIRPPRHNDSTVSGHDSAILIVWYKNDMTPIYSYDMRGKHSEKASHWKDKEHLNEFTQFRMNTDPAMLVISDVEEKDEGDYRCRVDFTKSPTRNSRIYLTIIVPPHKPNIIDERGKTVSTVAGPYEEGGNMKLTCLVSGGRPEPTVKWWRGETLLDSKDVPGEFPSLRRNTLLVTDLSRADLHAVFTCQASNNNISQPESASVAIEMHLRPLSVSILSSEHAPLSADRKYNISCMTVGSRPPAKLSWYMDHKKMENYTEKVSADGNMTSSIFTFKPTLDDHNKILACKSENNKVHSGVVEDTWKLNVFFVPTLQLELGTNMNPDDIEEGDDVYFECKVHANPWAYKVVWKHNGNVIQNNAKNGVIVQQYDLALRKVNRSQAGNYTCVASNVEGDGYSNIVELKIMYKPICVAEQKRIYGVARHEDAGVVCRVEAYPPPESFRWAFNNTEEMVDVPQARYKNSTRHTQSVLTYRPVTEMDYGTVLCWASNTAGQQKNACIFHIIPAGKPESPYNCTLTNQTTQSLSVECTAGFDGGQPQHFFLEVFDQETGILQANVTRDNPQFTVQGLEPGKVLNMILYAVNAKGRSELILLEGFTLKVAEKQTGTPVPFEITPLLAGLIGVVSAMLLVTGTILAALKVRSERRAQRPGDLPLKKATAPSSEDLYDADDRNPDVVPTNKDSDYQLTGSTSGTPLATQDTPDGLPPSSLPTQQNNHLQGLTGYNEYNNYPTLPLSGEVTYAELCLARPTTLSTLGTDTKLVNLGSVTGLGGLQGYGSGVIVGGKSYAKEATVYACIDHSARPPKIDTVKSTSSCGSTPLSTMSGLLHDSTVTGMTGITGLTGTTSKHPAREVVTVRTPLISSQESCV; encoded by the exons GTCCAGCTATCCCCGTGAGGGCGGTTCTTCGAGGTACGGCCGAGCTACCCTGTGATATTCGTCCACCACGACACAACGACTCGACCGTTTCGGGACACGACTCTGCCATTTTGATCGTCTGGTACAAGAACGACATGACACCCATCTACAG TTACGACATGAGGGGAAAACATTCAGAAAAGGCATCGCATTGGAAGGACAAGGAGCATTTGAACGAATTCACGCAGTTTCGAATGAATACTGATCCAGCTATGTTAGTCATCAGTGACGTCGAGGAAAAAGACGAGGGAGATTATAGATGTCGGGTGGATTTCACTAAGAGTCCTACAAGGAACTCAAGGATTTATTTAACTATTATTG tacCACCGCACAAGCCAAACATCATCGACGAACGTGGAAAAACTGTATCGACCGTGGCCGGACCATACGAAGAGGGTGGCAATATGAAGTTAACGTGTTTAGTATCAGGAG GTCGCCCGGAACCTACGGTAAAATGGTGGCGAGGAGAAACCCTATTAGATTCGAAGGACGTGCCTGGAGAGTTTCCATCCCTTCGTCGAAATACTCTACTCGTGACCGATCTTTCCAGAGCGGATCTTCACGCTGTCTTCACCTGTCAGGCTTCCAACAATAACATCAGTCAACCGGAGTCAGCCTCGGTCGCGATCGAAATGCATC TGAGACCTTTGAGCGTGAGTATACTTAGCAGCGAGCACGCACCACTCAGCGCAGATCGGAAATACAATATCAGTTGTATGACAGTCGGTTCAAGGCCACCGGCTAAATTATCCTGGTACATGGATCacaaaaagatggaaaattaTACGGAGAAG GTATCGGCCGATGGGAATATGACAAGTTCCATCTTTACCTTCAAGCCTACCCTAGACGATCACAACAAAATATTGGCCTGTAAATCTGagaataacaaggttcatagtGGCGTCGTCGAGGACACCTGGAAACTAAACGTTTTCT tcGTTCCTACCTTACAGTTGGAGCTTGGTACCAACATGAATCCCGACGACATAGAGGAAGGCGACGATGTCTACTTTGAATGTAAGGTTCATGCGAATCCCTGGGCTTACAAAGTCGTCTGGAAGCACAAC GGCAACGTCATTCAGAACAACGCGAAGAACGGCGTGATAGTGCAACAATACGATCTCGCTCTAAGAAAAGTCAATCGTTCCCAGGCCGGAAATTACACCTGCGTCGCTAGCAACGTCGAGGGCGATGGTTATAGCAATATCGTCGAGCTCAAAATCATGT ACAAGCCAATCTGCGTGGCCGAACAAAAGCGCATATATGGAGTGGCACGTCACGAGGACGCCGGGGTGGTCTGCAGGGTCGAAGCGTATCCACCTCCCGAAAGCTTTCGGTGGGCCTTCAACAATACCGAGGAGATGGTCGACGTGCCCCAGGCGCGTTACAAGAACTCCACTCGACACACCCAAAGCGTCCTCACATACAGACCGGTCACGGAAATGGACTATGGCACTGTGCTTTGTTGGGCAAGCAACACTGCCGGCCAGCAGAAGAATGCTTGCATATTTCACATCATACCCGCGG GAAAACCAGAATCTCCTTACAATTGCACACTGACCAATCAAACAACCCAATCACTTTCGGTGGAATGCACCGCTGGTTTCGATGGTGGTCAACCGCAACATTTCTTTCTAGAGGTGTTCGATCAAGAAACGGGTATTCTACAAGCGAATGTTACCAGGGATAACCCTCAATTTACTGTACAAGGGTTGGAACCGGGCAAAGTTCTTAACATGATATTGTACGCCGTGAATGCGAAAGGAAGGAGCGAACTGATCTTGCTCGAAGGTTTTACTTTAAAAGTGGCCGAGAAGCAGACCG GTACTCCGGTGCCGTTCGAAATAACACCTCTGTTAGCTGGTCTTATCGGTGTAGTTAGTGCCATGCTTTTAGTTACCGGGACAATTTTAGCAGCACTCAAAGTACGAAGCGAGAGACGAGCTCAGAGACCAGGTGATTTGCCCTTGAAAAAAGCTACAGCACCCAGTTCCGAGGATCTTTACGATGCAGATGATAGAAATCCAGACGTCGTGCCAACTAATAAag ATTCAGATTATCAATTGACTGGATCAACCTCGGGTACACCATTGGCAACGCAAGATACACCGGATGGTTTACCACCATCTTCACTTCCAACGCAACAGAACAATCATCTTCAAGGACTTACTGGTTACAACGAATACAACAATTATCCAACCTTACCG ttatcCGGGGAAGTGACGTATGCAGAACTTTGCTTGGCGAGGCCAACCACCCTATCGACTTTGGGAACAGACACGAAGCTAGTGAATTTAGGAAGCGTTACCGGTCTCGGAGGTCTTCAGGGATATGGAAGCGGTGTTATCGTCGGCGGAAAGTCGTACGCAAAGGAGGCCACGGTATACGCTTGCATAGACCACAGCGCGAGGCCACCGAAAATAGACACGGTGAAGAGTACATCTTCATGCGGTAGTACGCCGCTCTCGACGATGAGCGGACTTCTGCATGATTCGACGGTGACCGGAATGACTGGTATCACCGGATTGACCGGTACTACGAGCAAGCATCCGGCAAGGGAAGTCGTCACCGTTCGCACGCCACTTATTTCGAGCCAGGAAAGCTGCGTATAG